The DNA sequence CACCTCGTCGAGCGTCCGGCCGAACTCCCCGGCGGGTACCTGCTGACGGCCGAGGCCTTCCAGTCCCTCGGTCTGCTCCTCGGCGTCTCCGACGGCAGCCACCAACTGCACTACCTGCTGGAGGACGCCTTCGTCCCCACTCCGGACGGGCCCGCCCTCTCCGACGCCTTCGTGGAGGCCGTGCACGGCCAGCTCTCCTTCGCCGGGCACCCCCTCTACGCTCTGATCCACGAGGCGATCTACGCCCAGGACCCGGGCGCTCCCATCGGCTGGGCCGCCGAGCGGGTCCGCTCCGGCCACCCGCGGTTCGACGCCGCGAAGACCCTCGCGGGCGTGGAGCCGCTGTACTTCACCGGCGAGACCATCCACCCCTGGCACTTCGACTGCGACCCGGCGCTCGCCCCGCTGCGCGAGACCGCCGAGCTGTTGCTGGCCCGCACCGGCTGGACCCCGCTGTACGACCCGGCGCGACTCGCCGTCAACGAGGTGCCGGTGGCCGCGGCCGTCTACCACGACGACATGTACGTGGACACCGCGCACTCCCTGGCCACCGCCCGGGCGATCCGCGGCCTGAAGACCTGGGTGACGGACGAGTTCGAGCACGACGGGGTACGTGCCTCGGGCCCGCGCGTCCTGGACCGGCTGCTGGCGCTCGTACGCGACGAGGCCTGAGCTCCCCCCTGAAACCAGGGGAGTTACGGGACCGGGATGCCCGTGCGGAGGAAGAACAGGCCGATGAGGCGCCCGCCTTCGTTGACGGTGACGCGGAACTCTCCGGTCCCGTTCTCCATGTGCAGGGGCACGTTCACCACGGACCCGTGGACGGACGTGACCTGCCGGGGGTCCCCGTGCGACCGGTAGGGCCCGTACTGCTCCTGGTAGTCCTTCCAGGACTGTGCGAGCGCCTCGGGAGACGCTTGGT is a window from the Streptomyces sp. NBC_01244 genome containing:
- a CDS encoding alpha/beta fold hydrolase; translation: MNPVPSEIAAAAGYRQPGVVLTDHHFSVPLDHARPDGERIDLYARELVATGKDPQSLPWLLYLEGGPGFGARRFIGRQAWLERALTEFRVLLLDQRGTGRSTPVNRQTLPLRGGPAQQAEYLAHFRADSIVRDAETIRPLLTGGAPWTVLGQSFGGFCVTHYLGAAPEGLSAALITGGLPSLDATAAEVYEAAYPRVERKNRAHYDRYPMDVERARRIAAHLVERPAELPGGYLLTAEAFQSLGLLLGVSDGSHQLHYLLEDAFVPTPDGPALSDAFVEAVHGQLSFAGHPLYALIHEAIYAQDPGAPIGWAAERVRSGHPRFDAAKTLAGVEPLYFTGETIHPWHFDCDPALAPLRETAELLLARTGWTPLYDPARLAVNEVPVAAAVYHDDMYVDTAHSLATARAIRGLKTWVTDEFEHDGVRASGPRVLDRLLALVRDEA